The proteins below come from a single Garra rufa chromosome 3, GarRuf1.0, whole genome shotgun sequence genomic window:
- the LOC141330932 gene encoding ankyrin-2-like isoform X2, with product MINCKKRKKLPVLNLSAYVALAALLEFAVDPQDEDDRKEGRLAVIADHLGFSWSELARELEFSEVQINQIRNENPNSLQDQSHALIRLWKEREGKITTAENTLMQTLTKINRMDIVHLIETKIIQSSQDQSSHTYAEIEQTISLDHSEGFSALQEDMDSPRPGRRTQVTQKGTELGPLVASAEDLSCNVSSLDDPQKERLLTDKEKGSEVVRASAHSSFDMVGLSQQFPGTIKKGDELPEIPPQTVTEEKYTDEYGNLVVKKITRKVIRKYVSADGVEREEVMLEGPQQEAVTVDEADGFSKVVKRTVVRSGGEQTEMTFSEPLSYIGATSSEFEEEPVQGRKVSKVVKTMVVQGERMEKQIGDPALSSDLPSAKDDFEKALSYVGSFGKVHLPHLVEREMVKEDGSVVRRTQMHKTRTQKSTVVKDGQAKQTHLERLEDTPDSLRPDDLQQHLHQLLQRYCTPEPDVKQDSGAGEQDKQ from the exons atgataaattgtaaaaaaagaaaaaaacttccaGTATTAAATTTGAGTGCTTATGTGGCTCTTGCTGCTTTGCTGGAATTTGCAGTAGATCCACAGGATGAGGATGACAGGAAAGAGGGGCGCCTGGCTGTAATAGCAGACCACCTTGGTTTCAGCTGGTCAG AATTGGCTCGAGAACTTGAATTCAGTGAGGTACAGATCAATCAGATAAGAAATGAAAATCCAAATTCTCTACAAGACCAAAGCCATGCTCTCATTAGGCTATGGAAAGAAAGGGAGGGCAAAATTACTACAG CAGAGAACACTTTGATGCAGACACTTACAAAAATAAACCGTATGGACATTGTTCATCTCATCGAAACAAAAATCATCCAGTCCAGTCAAGACCAGTCATCACACACCTATGCAGAAATTGAGCAAACCATATCATTGGATCATAGTGAAG GTTTTTCAGCCCTTCAGGAGGACATGGACAGCCCCAGGCCGGGTCGGCGAACACAAGTCACACAAAAAGGAACAGAACTTGGGCCACTGGTGGCATCTGCTGAGGATCTCTCCTGCAATGTATCTTCCCTTGATGATCCCCAGAAAGAGAGGTTGCTGACAGACAAAGAAAAGGGTTCAGA GGTGGTCAGAGCCTCAGCACATAGTTCATTTGATATGGTTGGACTGAGTCAACAATTCCCAGGCACTATCAAAAAA ggTGACGAGTTGCCCGAAATCCCTCCTCAGACTGTGACAGAAGAGAAATACACTGATGAGTATGGAAACCTGGTGGTCAAAAAG ATAACAAGGAAAGTCATCCGTAAGTATGTGTCAGCAGATGGAGTAGAGAGAGAGGAAGTGATGCTGGAGGGTCCGCAGCAGGAAGCTGTCACTGTGGATGAGGCTGACGGTTTCTCTAAAGTTGTGAAGAGGACAGTGGTACGGAGCGGGGGAGAGCAGACCGAG ATGACCTTCTCTGAACCTTTGTCTTACATTGGAGCAACATCTTCTGAGTTCGAGGAAGAGCCTGTCCAAGGTCGGAAGGTCAGCAAGGTCGTCAAAACGATGGTAGTGCAAGGTGAACGAATGGAAAAACAAATTGGAGACCCTGCACTCTCATCGGATCTCCCATCAGCCAAAGACGACTTTGAAAAG GCTTTGAGCTATGTAGGAAGCTTTGGAAAAGTGCATCTGCCTCATTTAGTTGAGAGAGAGATGGTAAAAGAGGATGGATCAGTGGTCAGAAG GACCCAAATGCATAAGACGCGCACTCAGAAAAGCACAGTAGTGAAGGATGGCCAAGCCAAACAAACCCACCTGGAACGACTGGAGGACACCCCGGATTCCCTGCGACCCGATGACCTACAACAGCACCTGCATCAGCTGCTTCAACGCTACTGTACCCCAGAGCCTGATGTAAAGCAAGATTCTGGCGCAGGAGAGCAGGACAAACAATAA
- the LOC141330932 gene encoding uncharacterized protein isoform X1, giving the protein MQADTFDDLVIDLRRSSWESISSMDENRALSPDSPLPDFTRSTQSFTMPEAGSCPTSPELDCVDDDNILCQTDLNSEQRPDSPQSIISETGGIALSSDSPVPQFSVLFSQITLPVLGRGLCSPQSLCSEPTEYEHSFEDLFIRGSSPQSVESMNECRSPDSPVPQYSELFIEPRPIKGHGSSSPESMTSDVCYELYELEVKASKCEYRLSSVDLVSENEPTSGEIKSQFAYFRASSPDSDTSVNDFKLLSPDSPVPQYFPAVFESVPYNRSLSDYISPCPESELSEEELNVLTTEASPESINEGRSLSPDSPILMPDSPIPQYYSSHFEPTLVTGYRSVSTQTILSEIEMKADVFDDSLMDLRTSSPESLTLVTENRPLSPDSPVPEFTPFTYTFSIPESDSLSTSSVSLGDETELYPSDLSTGQRPNSPESVILEVEPRPIYPDSVSEYRPMSPHTAMSVMEHASPQFFTSLEECRTLPPDSVSQFSRIHKVSDINVCRSESSESPTSETDIELWVIASQATEQRPSSPESIMSLNEKRPLSPDSPIYDFKSSVYVNVTPKTTYRSSSLESVASDVEFDMASFASEDVTWTENRPLSPASGEISPVDPCDLEIEHSQTDNQSQQSLGHELGNNVTYLPINQTFTMVPQYKLVYKAVPLALISHLYDPQYRGETFCPKPGVFETLKTFPKIKANNQSTEHNYTISNNTLSSSETSSPFDTNFLESHVQTDSFDLFGKNQAFSTDSLFCYTSLNTCLIDSSDRRASSPESYTSINEYSQLSPESPVPDHRPSLSWTEFLVESRPSSPETIFSVNEFRSLSPDSPIPEYLTPSPVPNEHTSEPSKVLMQHKSILSPLSHSVCNDESSDMGSVYPESYSSLSPLPNRPLSSLSDFSDTDSRSLSPQMFCLETELRNPSPEAATSDIELTETITPEPSVFETYYQPESPESVIIDSEDEFYENLNDLSFSDIDESKKDLPVFENDAALVNLVTFEQCMEQTESSRELQELQSVSEIRIECSFDDGPKPNASHNIDSEQTQKDTESLTKTVTYCEEQDITTTTSASTNEETSKGLKIHTSTHMESPQQQKEDLGHDLRKLAPQDDKERDSVSEDIHLVPQVKDLNLIKGDTPSISKSLQPQLKLTAPLVTSEPSKEPYLATCVSNIPEHNISQPVFELEALRSIPDSLPEEPKESNELQEVNSFQFYLSDSHRRVELNQINFSAFSLGLESRDHKNLPSRSVKTPSTDTQVSLADLSPISPIFNTSYSNQRNTVESHESLDKRISCAAGTVQLSPDFKYVVSKFEQASPSLGGEKPELSLTFPGTYPLVSAMTPCTLEVAQELKASEMPTKLTGNQMQLDATGVLDIDSPLYSLNLKARPRPLRTDSTESDAEFFDCRQTFSDTSEPEVGSSEVLDVSQTIYHVEELPSLASSPEYLTGISKLREHTQLEKDDRPLSWASEDLPIILEPEDEYTGEVGEEKTFPYDYTGDHSFAEELTPIGEAQYDDDDDSLGREIAEELGLLSDSSEEEVLTTRVVRRRVVIQGDELPEIPPQTVTEEKYTDEYGNLVVKKITRKVIRKYVSADGVEREEVMLEGPQQEAVTVDEADGFSKVVKRTVVRSGGEQTEMTFSEPLSYIGATSSEFEEEPVQGRKVSKVVKTMVVQGERMEKQIGDPALSSDLPSAKDDFEKALSYVGSFGKVHLPHLVEREMVKEDGSVVRRTQMHKTRTQKSTVVKDGQAKQTHLERLEDTPDSLRPDDLQQHLHQLLQRYCTPEPDVKQDSGAGEQDKQ; this is encoded by the exons ATGCAGGCTGATACATTTGATGACTTGGTCATTGATCTTAGAAGATCCTCTTGGGAGTCAATTTCATCAATGGATGAAAACAGAGCGCTGTCCCCTGATTCACCTCTTCCTGACTTCACACGATCTACACAATCATTTACCATGCCAGAGGCAGGCTCCTGTCCAACTTCCCCAGAATTGGACTGTGTGGATGACGATAATATACTTTGTCAAACTGACCTTAATTCAGAACAAAGACCTGACTCTCCCCAGTCTATAATATCAGAAACTGGGGGTATAGCACTGTCTTCTGACTCACCTGTACCTCAGTTCAGTGTGTTATTCTCTCAGATTACTTTGCCAGTACTAGGACGTGGATTGTGTTCACCTCAATCACTGTGCTCAGAACCAACAGAATATGAACATTCTTTTGAAGACCTGTTTATTAGAGGCTCTTCTCCACAGTCAGTTGAGTCCATGAATGAATGTAGATCTCCCGACTCTCCTGTACCGCAATACTCAGAATTATTCATTGAACCAAGACCAATAAAAGGACATGGGTCATCCTCACCTGAGTCTATGACATCAGATGTTTGTTATGAGTTGTATGAGTTAGAGGTCAAGGCTTCAAAATGTGAGTATAGACTTTCTTCAGTGGATTTAGTATCAGAGAATGAGCCCACCTCAGGTGAGATTAAATCTCAATTTGCTTATTTTAGGGCATCCTCACCAGACTCTGATACCTCAGTTAATGATTTTAAATTGCTCTCACCTGACTCACCCGTACCACAGTATTTCCCAGCAGTTTTTGAATCAGTTCCATATAATAGGTCTTTATCAGATTATATATCCCCATGCCCTGAGTCTGAATTGTCAGAGGAGGAACTAAATGTTTTAACAACAGAAGCTTCTCCAGAATCTATAAATGAAGGCAGATCTCTCTCCCCTGATTCACCTATACTCATGCCAGATTCTCCAATACCTCAGTATTACTCCTCACACTTTGAACCAACATTGGTAACAGGATACAGGTCAGTGTCTACTCAGACAATATTATCAGAAATAGAAATGAAGGCAGATGTATTTGATGACTCGCTGATGGATCTTAGAACATCTTCACCAGAATCATTGACACTGGTAACTGAAAACAGACCACTGTCCCCTGATTCACCTGTTCCTGAGTTCACACCATTCACATACACATTTTCCATACCAGAATCTGATTCGCTATCTACTTCCTCAGTCTCTTTGGGTGATGAAACTGAATTATATCCATCAGACCTTAGTACAGGGCAAAGACCTAACTCTCCTGAATCAGTAATATTAGAAGTTGAGCCTAGACCAATTTACCCTGACTCAGTAAGTGAATACAGACCAATGTCACCTCATACAGCAATGTCTGTGATGGAACATGCATCTCCACAGTTCTTTACATCATTGGAAGAGTGTAGAACATTACCTCCAGACTCTGTTTCACAGTTTTCTCGTATACATAAAGTATCAGATATAAATGTTTGCCGATCAGAGTCCTCTGAGTCACCTacatcagagacagacattgAACTATGGGTAATTGCATCTCAAGCTACTGAACAGAGACCATCCTCACCTGAATCAATCATGTCCTTGAATGAAAAAAGACCATTATCACCAGACTCACCCATTTATGACTTCAAGTCATCAGTGTATGTAAATGTCACCCCAAAAACCACATACCGATCATCCTCCCTAGAATCAGTTGCATCTGATGTAGAATTTGACATGGCAAGCTTTGCATCTGAGGATGTTACATGGACTGAAAATAGACCCTTATCTCCTGCATCAGGTGAAATATCTCCTGTGGATCCATGTGATTTAGAAATAGAACACAGTCAAACTGATAATCAAAGCCAACAATCACTTGGCCACGAGCTAGGCAACAATGTGACATATCTACCAATAAACCAAACTTTCACAATGGTGCCTCAATATAAACTTGTGTACAAAGCTGTTCCCTTAGCATTAATCTCCCATTTGTATGATCCTCAATATAGAGGTGAAACTTTCTGTCCAAAGCCAGGTGTGTTTGAGACTTTAAAGACTTTTCCTAAAATAAAGGCAAATAATCAAAGCACTGAGCACAATTATACAATTTCCAACAATACTCTATCTTCCAGTGAAACATCCTCACCTTTTGATACCAATTTTCTGGAATCCCATGTACAAACAGACTCATTTGATTTGTTTGGAAAAAATCAAGCATTTTCCACTGATTCTTTGTTTTGTTATACAAGTTTAAATACATGTCTAATTGACTCTTCGGATAGGAGAGCCTCTTCACCAGAATCATATACATCTATAAATGAGTACAGTCAACTCTCTCCTGAATCACCAGTTCCCGACCACAGACCTTCATTATCATGGACAGAGTTTTTGGTTGAAAGTCGACCCTCATCCCCTGAGACAATTTTCTCAGTGAATGAATTTCGAAGTCTTTCACCTGATTCACCTATACCTGAATACTTAACACCATCACCAGTTCCAAATGAACATACATCTGAACCTAGCAAGGTACTCATGCAACACAAATCCATTTTGAGTCCACTATCCCATTCAGTGTGCAATGATGAAAGTTCTGATATGGGCTCAGTGTATCCTGAATCATATTCATCATTGTCCCCACTTCCAAACAGACCTTTATCATCTCTCTCAGATTTTTCAGACACTGATTCTAGATCTTTATCACCTCAAATGTTCTGTCTTGAAACAGAATTGCGAAACCCATCACCTGAAGCAGCAACATCAGACATAGAACTAACTGAAACTATTACTCCAGAACCTTCAGTTTTTGAGACATATTATCAGCCTGAATCACCTGAATCAGTGATAATTGACTCTGAAGATGAGTTTTATGAGAATTTGAATGATTTGTCTTTTTCTGACATTGATGAAAGTAAGAAAGATTTACCTGTTTTTGAAAATGATGCTGCTTTGGTGAATCTAGTGACATTTGAACAGTGCATGGAACAAACTGAATCTTCTCGTGAACTTCAGGAGCTTCAGTCTGTTTCTGAAATTAGGATTGAGTGTTCTTTCGATGATGGACCAAAACCAAATGCATCTCACAATATAGATTCTGAGCAAACACAAAAGGACACAGAAAGTCTAACAAAGACAGTTACTTACTGTGAAGAACAAGATATAACCACAACAACAAGTGCATCTACAAATGAAGAAACTAGCAAAGGCCTTAAGATCCACACATCCACACACATGGAAAGTCCACAGCAGCAAAAAGAAGATCTAGGACATGATTTAAGAAAACTAGCCCCTCAAGATGACAAAGAAAGG GACAGTGTCTCAGAGGACATTCATTTAGTGCCTCAAGTGAAAGATTTAAACCTGATAAAAGGAGATACACCATCAATTTCAAAAAGTCTACAGCCTCAACTAAAATTAACAGCACCCTTGGTGACCAGTGAACCATCAAAAGAGCCATATCTGGCCACATGTGTCTCCAATATACCTGAGCACAACATATCTCAACCTGTTTTTGAATTGGAGGCCCTCAGATCCATTCCTGATTCATTACCTGAAGAACCTAAAGAATCAAATGAATTGCAAGAAGTAAATTcttttcagttttacctcagtgacTCACACAGAAGAGTTGAACTAAATCAAATTAATTTCTCTGCGTTTAGTTTGGGTCTTGAATCACGTGATCATAAAAATTTACCCTCAAGATCTGTGAAGACTCCATCAACAGACACTCAGGTGTCACTTGCTGATTTAAGTCCCATTTCACCTATATTTAACACATCCTATTCTAATCAAAGGAATACTGTAGAGTCCCATGAATCTCTAGACAAGAGAATATCTTGTGCTGCAGGGACTGTCCAGCTTTCCCCAGATTTTAAATATGTTGTTTCTAAATTTGAACAGGCATCACCATCATTAGGTGGTGAAAAGCCTGAATTAAGTTTAACCTTTCCTGGAACTTATCCACTCGTGTCTGCTATGACACCTTGTACTCTGGAAGTGGCTCAGGAGCTCAAAGCCTCCGAGATGCCTACAAAACTGACAGGTAACCAGATGCAGTTAGATGCCACTGGAGTTTTAGACATTGACTCTCCACTTTACAGTCTTAATCTTAAAGCCAGGCCAAGACCTTTACGTACAGATAGCACTGAGTCAGATGCTGAGTTTTTTGATTGCCGACAAACGTTTTCTGATACATCTGAGCCAGAGGTGGGATCATCAGAAGTTTTAGATGTTTCTCAAACTATTTACCACGTTGAGGAACTTCCATCTTTGGCAAGCAGCCCTGAATATCTGACAGGCATATCTAAACTTAGAGAGCACACACAGTTGGAAAAGGATGATCGGCCTTTATCCTGGGCCAGCGAGGACCTACCCATAATTCTTGAGCCAGAGGATGAATACACTGGTGAGGTTGGTGAGGAGAAGACTTTCCCTTATGATTATACAGGTGATCATTCATTTGCTGAAGAGCTAACTCCAATAGGGGAAGCACAATATGATGACGATGATGACTCTCTAGGGAGG GAAATAGCTGAAGAATTAGGTTTGCTGTCTGATAGTTCAGAGGAGGAAGTGTTGACCACCAGGGTGGTGCGGCGCAGAGTTGTAATTCAG ggTGACGAGTTGCCCGAAATCCCTCCTCAGACTGTGACAGAAGAGAAATACACTGATGAGTATGGAAACCTGGTGGTCAAAAAG ATAACAAGGAAAGTCATCCGTAAGTATGTGTCAGCAGATGGAGTAGAGAGAGAGGAAGTGATGCTGGAGGGTCCGCAGCAGGAAGCTGTCACTGTGGATGAGGCTGACGGTTTCTCTAAAGTTGTGAAGAGGACAGTGGTACGGAGCGGGGGAGAGCAGACCGAG ATGACCTTCTCTGAACCTTTGTCTTACATTGGAGCAACATCTTCTGAGTTCGAGGAAGAGCCTGTCCAAGGTCGGAAGGTCAGCAAGGTCGTCAAAACGATGGTAGTGCAAGGTGAACGAATGGAAAAACAAATTGGAGACCCTGCACTCTCATCGGATCTCCCATCAGCCAAAGACGACTTTGAAAAG GCTTTGAGCTATGTAGGAAGCTTTGGAAAAGTGCATCTGCCTCATTTAGTTGAGAGAGAGATGGTAAAAGAGGATGGATCAGTGGTCAGAAG GACCCAAATGCATAAGACGCGCACTCAGAAAAGCACAGTAGTGAAGGATGGCCAAGCCAAACAAACCCACCTGGAACGACTGGAGGACACCCCGGATTCCCTGCGACCCGATGACCTACAACAGCACCTGCATCAGCTGCTTCAACGCTACTGTACCCCAGAGCCTGATGTAAAGCAAGATTCTGGCGCAGGAGAGCAGGACAAACAATAA